A region of Photobacterium sanguinicancri DNA encodes the following proteins:
- a CDS encoding SLC13 family permease has protein sequence MRQYLRYIIPILIPVIILMLPASAFPVEGMTVIQQRVIAIFLLAALCWVMEPIPIYATSVVIIVLELLLLSDKGLYLLRLDHGQEHFGELLSYSDIMATFASPIIMLFLGGFFLAMAATKYRLDVNLARVLLQPFGHQPKYVMFGLMLITAIFSMFMSNTATTAMMLSILAPVIALFGDRDPGKIAFALCIPVAANIGGIGTPIGTPPNAIALKYLTGENLITFGEWMMFGVPFVAILLMFAWVLINKLYPAKQEKIELTIKGKFLKTPKAITVYVTFALTIILWLMGSTHGMNSYTVALIPVAVFSLTGIINKEDLKKISWDVLWLVSGGIALGLALDQTGLARLLVHSIPFDDYSPYVVLVGAAVLCLTMANFMSHTATANLLMPIMAALGTSMASLVPLGGEITLILIVTFAASLGMSLPISTPPNALAHATGHVESNQMARVGVIIGVVGVVMSFVMVWLLHLVNFI, from the coding sequence ATGCGCCAATATCTTCGGTATATCATTCCGATCTTGATCCCCGTGATCATTTTAATGCTACCTGCATCGGCATTTCCTGTTGAGGGAATGACTGTGATTCAGCAGCGGGTTATCGCAATTTTCCTACTGGCGGCTTTGTGTTGGGTGATGGAGCCAATCCCTATCTACGCCACATCCGTTGTGATTATCGTACTTGAACTGTTATTGCTTTCAGATAAAGGTTTGTACTTGCTCCGCTTGGATCATGGCCAAGAGCACTTTGGTGAATTGCTTTCTTACAGCGATATTATGGCTACATTTGCCAGCCCTATTATTATGCTGTTCTTGGGTGGTTTCTTCTTAGCGATGGCAGCAACCAAGTACCGCCTCGATGTTAACTTGGCCCGCGTATTACTTCAGCCTTTTGGTCATCAACCTAAATATGTGATGTTTGGTTTAATGCTGATCACGGCTATTTTCTCTATGTTCATGTCGAATACGGCAACAACCGCGATGATGCTGTCTATTCTTGCGCCAGTGATTGCGCTATTTGGCGATCGTGATCCAGGGAAAATTGCTTTTGCGTTGTGTATTCCTGTTGCAGCAAACATAGGGGGTATTGGTACCCCGATTGGTACCCCTCCGAATGCGATCGCCCTTAAATACCTCACTGGCGAAAATCTGATTACCTTTGGTGAATGGATGATGTTTGGTGTGCCCTTTGTCGCGATTTTATTAATGTTCGCATGGGTTTTAATTAATAAGTTATACCCAGCAAAACAAGAGAAAATTGAATTAACCATTAAAGGTAAATTCCTTAAAACACCGAAAGCGATCACGGTTTATGTCACGTTCGCCCTGACGATTATTCTGTGGCTAATGGGCTCGACTCACGGTATGAACTCTTACACTGTTGCGTTAATTCCTGTTGCTGTGTTTTCACTAACGGGCATTATCAATAAGGAAGATTTAAAGAAAATTTCTTGGGATGTCTTGTGGCTAGTCTCGGGTGGTATTGCTTTAGGTTTGGCACTCGATCAAACGGGCCTTGCTCGCTTGTTGGTACATAGCATTCCGTTTGATGATTACTCTCCGTATGTTGTGTTAGTGGGGGCGGCAGTGCTGTGTTTGACCATGGCGAACTTTATGTCTCATACCGCGACAGCGAACTTATTGATGCCGATTATGGCAGCACTAGGTACATCCATGGCGAGTTTGGTGCCATTGGGCGGAGAAATAACCTTAATTTTGATTGTGACGTTTGCTGCCTCGCTGGGGATGTCTTTACCTATCAGTACTCCACC
- a CDS encoding MATE family efflux transporter, with product MSEQHAKFVTGSPMRHIAVMSGTGAVGLMALFLVDLVDMLFISMLGEIELAAAIGFAGTLVFFSTSASIGTSIAMGALVSRALGAKQHEKARDLTINVMMFAFIICCILVTLMLWQLPQLLDMIGAKGKVAEAATSYLVILLPSAPMIAISMAAGAALRGVGDARRSMIATLIGGGVNAVLDPIFIFGLSMGIEGAAIASVFARLAVLVFSLHAVIYKHNLVAKPSLTSFKASLASVCAIAFPAILTNTATPIGNAFVTSHIAQFGESFVAGYAVIGRIMPVSFALVFSLSGAVGPIIGQNFGAERWDRITRTLKDALLFTSVYCVLVSILLWLGQDLIISIFSLKGDAAYMIGIFCTFVAVTFIFNGALFVANAAFNNLNRPTWSTALNMGKATLGTIPFVYIGGELAGAGGVLMGQAVGSVLFGILAFTLVIRQVKTMAYEHEQKQQEVEILEPSVPITPFCSSRTYIGQENVLEESMANDQEQPVK from the coding sequence ATGAGCGAACAGCACGCAAAGTTTGTCACAGGTTCACCCATGCGACATATCGCAGTCATGTCAGGAACCGGTGCCGTAGGTTTGATGGCACTATTCTTAGTCGATCTGGTCGATATGCTATTTATTAGTATGTTGGGTGAAATTGAACTTGCTGCTGCGATTGGCTTTGCTGGCACCTTGGTCTTTTTTTCCACCTCAGCTTCAATCGGTACTTCGATTGCGATGGGCGCTTTGGTTTCACGTGCACTTGGTGCCAAGCAACATGAGAAAGCGCGAGACTTGACGATTAACGTCATGATGTTTGCTTTCATTATCTGCTGTATCTTAGTGACTTTGATGCTGTGGCAATTACCCCAGTTACTCGACATGATAGGCGCGAAAGGAAAAGTCGCAGAAGCGGCGACGTCTTATCTGGTAATTTTGCTACCAAGCGCACCCATGATCGCTATTTCAATGGCGGCAGGTGCTGCATTGCGTGGCGTGGGTGATGCTCGCCGTTCTATGATTGCTACGTTGATTGGTGGTGGTGTGAATGCGGTACTAGACCCTATTTTTATCTTTGGATTATCAATGGGCATTGAAGGTGCTGCGATAGCCTCTGTGTTTGCTCGATTAGCCGTTCTTGTTTTCTCTCTTCACGCTGTTATCTATAAACATAACCTCGTTGCTAAACCGAGCCTCACCTCGTTTAAAGCATCTTTGGCGAGTGTGTGTGCGATTGCCTTTCCTGCCATCTTAACCAATACCGCGACACCGATTGGAAATGCGTTTGTCACCAGCCATATCGCACAGTTTGGTGAAAGCTTTGTCGCGGGTTATGCAGTTATTGGCCGAATCATGCCGGTTAGTTTTGCCTTGGTATTTTCATTATCTGGTGCGGTTGGGCCTATTATTGGGCAAAACTTTGGCGCGGAACGGTGGGATCGCATTACCCGTACCTTAAAAGATGCGCTGCTATTTACTTCGGTTTACTGCGTGTTGGTATCGATATTGTTGTGGCTAGGGCAAGACCTTATTATCAGTATCTTTAGCCTGAAAGGTGATGCTGCTTACATGATAGGTATTTTCTGTACCTTTGTTGCTGTGACTTTCATCTTTAACGGCGCACTTTTTGTTGCCAATGCTGCGTTTAATAACTTGAATCGTCCAACGTGGTCGACAGCGCTAAATATGGGTAAAGCAACACTGGGTACTATCCCATTTGTGTACATTGGGGGTGAATTAGCTGGTGCGGGCGGGGTATTGATGGGGCAAGCTGTCGGGTCAGTCTTGTTTGGAATATTGGCTTTTACTCTGGTTATCCGCCAGGTTAAAACCATGGCATACGAACATGAGCAGAAACAGCAAGAAGTTGAAATACTTGAGCCTAGCGTACCAATTACGCCGTTTTGTTCTTCTCGTACTTATATAGGACAAGAAAACGTACTTGAAGAGTCGATGGCCAATGATCAAGAACAGCCAGTAAAATAA
- a CDS encoding CBS domain-containing protein has protein sequence MESLKVKDYMNMRPVTFDPSQSLSAALDKLLTAKQIGGPVVDANRQVVGFLSEQDMIQKLIKVGYHCQDTHTVGECMRADVLTVSPDSSIIELAETMSGQKPKIYPVVESGQLVGVITRRDVLTAISNQIGACFKHPV, from the coding sequence ATGGAATCGTTAAAAGTTAAAGACTATATGAATATGCGCCCAGTGACTTTTGATCCAAGTCAGTCGCTGTCTGCGGCACTTGATAAGTTGTTAACGGCAAAACAAATCGGTGGTCCTGTTGTTGATGCAAATCGTCAAGTTGTTGGTTTCTTGTCTGAGCAAGATATGATTCAAAAGCTGATTAAGGTGGGTTATCACTGCCAGGATACACACACGGTTGGTGAGTGTATGCGAGCTGATGTATTAACTGTCTCACCTGACAGTTCAATTATTGAATTAGCGGAAACGATGTCAGGGCAAAAACCAAAAATTTACCCTGTTGTTGAAAGTGGCCAGTTAGTTGGCGTTATTACTCGACGTGATGTACTGACAGCTATCAGTAATCAAATTGGCGCTTGCTTTAAGCATCCAGTATGA
- a CDS encoding DUF945 family protein — protein MTLKKIGAIGGAIAVAVCWPIAVGQVGERIYLDTVGKYENPYVKISNESYDRGYLSSEAVSRIEIKDEFKPLFEEEGLPSVWHVSHKIKHGLLGMTSYSQLELDEGLQKVAAQAWGEGVAPITFQTETSLTRHTEFKVVINPVAYKDDFGSSVSSEPFIFDGDVDGKGAGEFHYHLPQFSVTTTANETMEMLNFTGGGKGKMDGQFWLGNQKAQLGSVKFIDSNNDKAVSLTNMSVAMSNVLTEPAKDAEADENTRLTNENKVTIEKIVSFDGKDYDNFNFDLSFIGLDYPAIARLGNMSDDINEQMTQEQQEEALLALDLLVAKGLTLAMDDLSLTTPMGDVRSQVRFVVKPGLARASQSVDKIAEKLTGNIALELPKQLVEMDPALLERATMMEQAEIVERLDDKYVLNMQVEGDKVILANGDQLPLGMLFMLFM, from the coding sequence ATGACGCTCAAGAAAATTGGGGCAATTGGTGGTGCTATTGCGGTGGCGGTGTGTTGGCCGATTGCTGTGGGTCAAGTTGGTGAACGTATTTATTTGGATACGGTTGGCAAGTATGAAAACCCTTACGTCAAAATCAGCAACGAGAGTTATGATCGTGGCTATTTAAGCTCTGAAGCGGTATCTCGAATCGAAATAAAAGACGAGTTTAAACCGCTGTTTGAAGAAGAAGGACTACCGTCTGTTTGGCATGTTTCGCATAAGATCAAGCATGGTTTACTGGGTATGACCTCATACAGCCAACTTGAGCTGGATGAGGGTTTACAAAAAGTTGCAGCGCAAGCATGGGGCGAAGGTGTAGCGCCAATTACGTTCCAAACTGAGACATCATTAACGCGTCATACTGAATTTAAAGTGGTGATTAACCCGGTTGCTTACAAAGATGATTTTGGTTCATCTGTATCCAGCGAACCCTTCATTTTTGATGGTGATGTAGATGGGAAAGGGGCAGGTGAGTTCCATTACCACTTGCCGCAGTTTTCGGTCACGACTACCGCAAACGAAACCATGGAAATGCTGAATTTCACGGGTGGCGGTAAAGGGAAGATGGATGGCCAGTTCTGGTTGGGCAATCAAAAAGCGCAGTTAGGCTCAGTAAAATTCATTGATAGCAATAACGATAAAGCAGTAAGCCTGACAAATATGTCAGTCGCAATGAGTAACGTGCTAACTGAGCCAGCAAAAGATGCTGAGGCTGATGAAAATACTCGCTTAACGAATGAAAATAAAGTGACCATTGAAAAGATTGTTTCTTTTGATGGTAAAGATTATGACAACTTTAACTTTGACTTGTCTTTCATTGGTTTAGATTACCCTGCGATTGCACGCTTAGGTAACATGAGCGATGACATTAACGAACAGATGACCCAAGAACAGCAAGAAGAAGCACTGTTAGCGTTAGATTTGCTAGTGGCAAAAGGGTTAACGCTCGCGATGGACGATTTAAGCCTGACGACGCCAATGGGGGATGTTCGTAGCCAAGTTCGTTTTGTGGTTAAACCTGGCTTAGCGCGCGCATCTCAAAGTGTAGATAAAATTGCTGAAAAGCTAACGGGCAATATTGCACTAGAATTGCCTAAACAATTAGTTGAAATGGATCCTGCGTTGTTAGAACGAGCGACCATGATGGAGCAAGCCGAAATCGTAGAGCGCCTAGACGACAAATATGTATTGAACATGCAAGTTGAAGGCGACAAGGTGATTTTAGCTAATGGCGATCAACTGCCATTGGGTATGTTATTTATGTTGTTTATGTAA
- a CDS encoding ATP-binding protein — translation MNSFVILCLDDEPSIVERLRQDLSPFSDLFDIVEADSIDDANDTLAFIEQQGQQAAMVICDNDLGADNGVDFLVQLDNHPVTKRARTVLLNDKPQIDVIMQAVNEGRLNYCLTKPWQREELHRVLIKELTTYVIKHPDEDWLKYSQLLDHRRILKAHIDRQMSSFRSGFIRHGDQLDDTTLASQVTDALHSFFQGNDEHKACRTYSEGHVLTHEGEANSFLWFITRGEVALYKKDEDGFKHEVVRVGSGNLIGGMSFVTDEASFSTGITLCQTDVIKLDRQLFTKVMNSQSELLPLFTNLLLRNFNRRLQGSIKTEMRLQQTLKSLDEAYQELIDKEKMAMLGQLVAGVAHELNNPVSAILRGSDTLKETICKLTDSQLNHDNQTQGNVILQRAMQSRPLSTSEARQRAKQLEATLGDRQTARKAVLMGLDDTDSIERWLLPQKHQLKTVVDEWEHYYQMGNFLRSINVCAHRIADLVKSLKSYARQDDETTHDVDLHEGLEDTLVIFENRLKRHHVTKEYAELPHIRCQPIALQQVWTNLIANALDAVIEPGEIRITTQFTPNSHQQSIDILVEDNGKGIPQAQQEKVFELNYTTKREGNFGLGIGLSVCQQIIHQHNGTIRIESEPETFTRMIVTLPVHPNYFSVQAAPDKAASYKSRSSQTDQDKTEPVK, via the coding sequence GTGAATAGCTTTGTTATTTTGTGCCTGGATGATGAGCCCAGCATTGTCGAGCGACTGCGGCAAGACCTAAGCCCATTCAGTGATCTCTTTGATATTGTCGAAGCTGATAGTATCGACGATGCCAATGACACGCTGGCCTTTATTGAGCAGCAAGGCCAACAAGCTGCGATGGTGATTTGTGATAACGATTTGGGTGCAGATAACGGCGTCGATTTCTTAGTACAATTAGATAACCACCCTGTCACTAAACGCGCTCGAACAGTCTTGTTGAATGACAAGCCACAAATTGATGTCATCATGCAAGCCGTTAACGAAGGTCGGCTTAATTACTGCTTAACAAAACCTTGGCAACGTGAAGAGTTACACCGCGTCCTCATTAAAGAGCTCACAACCTACGTCATAAAACACCCCGATGAAGATTGGCTAAAATACAGCCAACTGCTTGATCACCGTCGTATTCTAAAAGCGCATATCGACCGGCAAATGTCGAGTTTTCGCTCGGGCTTTATCCGTCACGGTGATCAACTTGATGACACGACACTCGCCAGCCAAGTCACCGACGCCCTGCACAGTTTCTTTCAAGGCAATGATGAACACAAAGCGTGCCGCACATACAGCGAAGGCCATGTGCTCACCCACGAAGGTGAAGCTAATAGCTTCTTATGGTTTATCACTCGGGGAGAAGTCGCGTTATATAAAAAAGATGAAGATGGCTTTAAGCATGAAGTGGTACGCGTAGGATCTGGCAACCTGATTGGGGGGATGTCTTTTGTAACAGATGAAGCTTCATTTTCAACCGGTATTACCCTATGCCAAACCGACGTCATTAAATTAGATCGACAGCTGTTCACTAAGGTCATGAATTCCCAAAGCGAGTTGCTCCCCCTTTTTACCAACCTTTTATTACGCAACTTTAACCGCCGCTTACAAGGCAGCATCAAAACCGAAATGCGGTTACAGCAAACCCTAAAGTCACTTGACGAAGCCTATCAAGAACTTATCGACAAAGAAAAAATGGCAATGTTAGGTCAATTAGTGGCTGGCGTTGCGCACGAACTGAATAATCCAGTATCTGCCATTTTACGCGGCAGCGACACCTTAAAAGAAACTATCTGTAAATTAACCGACTCACAGCTTAATCACGATAATCAAACCCAAGGCAATGTGATTTTGCAGCGTGCAATGCAGTCCCGTCCCCTATCGACTTCAGAAGCTCGACAACGTGCCAAGCAACTCGAAGCAACACTTGGTGATAGGCAAACCGCCCGCAAGGCCGTTTTAATGGGCCTCGATGACACCGATAGCATTGAACGCTGGTTACTCCCACAAAAGCATCAACTCAAAACAGTGGTTGATGAATGGGAACACTATTACCAGATGGGTAATTTCTTACGGTCAATCAATGTGTGTGCTCACCGTATCGCTGACTTAGTCAAAAGCTTAAAAAGTTACGCTAGGCAAGATGATGAAACCACCCACGATGTCGATTTGCATGAAGGGCTTGAAGATACCTTGGTCATCTTTGAAAACCGCTTAAAGCGACACCATGTCACCAAAGAGTATGCTGAACTACCACATATACGTTGCCAACCTATTGCGTTACAACAGGTGTGGACGAACTTAATAGCCAACGCTTTAGATGCGGTTATAGAACCCGGAGAGATTCGAATCACGACTCAATTCACTCCCAATAGCCACCAGCAAAGTATTGATATTTTAGTAGAAGATAATGGAAAAGGCATTCCACAAGCACAGCAAGAGAAAGTCTTTGAGCTCAATTACACCACTAAACGTGAAGGTAATTTTGGTCTTGGCATTGGTTTATCGGTTTGCCAGCAAATCATCCATCAACACAACGGGACCATTCGCATCGAGTCTGAGCCTGAAACCTTTACCAGAATGATCGTTACTTTACCCGTTCACCCAAACTATTTCTCTGTTCAAGCAGCACCTGACAAAGCTGCCTCTTACAAATCAAGGTCGAGTCAAACAGATCAAGATAAAACGGAACCCGTCAAATAA
- a CDS encoding response regulator: MKKYMILCVDDEREVLDSVLHDLDALGEHFILEAAESVDEAKEVLADAIADHIPLALILCDHIMPRETGIHFLIELKQQDETKAARKVLLTGQAGLEETVQAVNNASLDYYIAKPWDGESLKEIVIEQLTTYMIDNEKELMPWARILNAAKIMQAMSDRRLSLSDG; this comes from the coding sequence ATGAAAAAATATATGATTTTATGTGTTGATGATGAACGTGAAGTACTCGACAGCGTATTACACGACCTTGATGCCTTAGGTGAGCATTTCATCCTTGAAGCCGCGGAATCTGTGGACGAAGCCAAAGAAGTATTAGCCGACGCCATTGCCGACCATATTCCGTTAGCCTTGATTTTATGCGACCACATCATGCCCAGAGAAACAGGCATTCACTTTTTAATTGAATTAAAACAGCAAGATGAAACTAAAGCGGCACGTAAAGTATTGCTGACGGGACAAGCTGGCTTAGAAGAAACCGTCCAAGCCGTTAATAACGCAAGCTTGGATTATTATATTGCGAAACCCTGGGATGGTGAGAGCTTAAAAGAGATTGTGATTGAACAACTTACAACCTATATGATTGACAACGAGAAAGAGTTAATGCCGTGGGCACGCATATTAAATGCGGCAAAAATCATGCAAGCAATGAGCGATCGCCGCTTGTCATTATCCGACGGTTAA
- a CDS encoding 2-hydroxyacid dehydrogenase, with the protein MKVAVFSTKKYDQKSFELINQHYQLELSYFEFRLTEQTARMAQGFDAVCAFVNDDLSQPVLAQLAKAGVRLIAMRCAGFDKVDLNAAQALNIQVVRVPAYSPEAIAEHTLGLMLSLNRRIHRAYQRTRDANFSLEGLTGFNFNGKTVGVIGTGRIGIATMRILKGLGMNILAYDPFENPAAIELGAIYTSLEDIYRQANVITLHCPMTDENYHMLNAQAFEQMQDGVMIINTSRGGLLNSKDAIEALKSSRIGSLGIDVYENEQDLFFQDKSNDVIKDDVFRRLSSCHNVLFTGHQAFLTDEALGNIADTSLHSITKFAQGETSGNELIKSV; encoded by the coding sequence ATGAAAGTTGCAGTCTTTAGCACAAAAAAATACGACCAAAAATCCTTTGAGTTGATCAATCAACATTATCAGCTTGAGCTTTCTTATTTTGAGTTCCGCTTAACAGAGCAAACAGCGCGCATGGCACAAGGTTTTGATGCTGTATGTGCGTTTGTGAATGACGACTTATCACAACCTGTTTTAGCGCAACTGGCTAAAGCAGGCGTTCGCCTTATTGCTATGCGCTGTGCTGGGTTTGATAAAGTAGATCTTAATGCCGCACAGGCTCTCAATATTCAAGTAGTACGTGTACCTGCATACTCACCAGAAGCGATTGCCGAACATACTCTTGGCCTAATGCTGAGCCTGAATCGTCGTATCCATCGTGCTTACCAACGTACACGCGATGCCAACTTTTCACTTGAAGGGTTAACCGGCTTTAACTTTAACGGTAAAACCGTCGGTGTTATTGGTACTGGTCGCATTGGTATTGCAACCATGCGTATTTTAAAAGGGCTCGGCATGAATATTTTGGCTTACGACCCCTTTGAAAACCCAGCAGCCATTGAGCTAGGTGCAATCTATACCAGCCTTGAAGATATCTACCGCCAAGCAAACGTGATCACCCTTCACTGCCCAATGACAGATGAAAACTACCATATGTTAAATGCTCAAGCTTTCGAGCAAATGCAAGATGGGGTGATGATCATCAATACCAGCCGTGGCGGTCTACTGAACTCCAAAGATGCCATTGAGGCACTAAAAAGCAGTCGAATTGGGTCGCTCGGTATTGATGTGTATGAAAACGAGCAAGACTTATTCTTCCAAGATAAATCGAATGATGTCATCAAAGATGATGTGTTCCGCCGTTTGTCATCATGCCACAATGTGCTATTTACTGGCCATCAAGCTTTCTTGACCGATGAAGCACTGGGTAACATTGCCGATACAAGCTTACATAGTATTACCAAATTTGCTCAGGGCGAAACATCGGGTAACGAACTCATTAAAAGCGTATAA